In the genome of Drosophila subpulchrella strain 33 F10 #4 breed RU33 chromosome 2L, RU_Dsub_v1.1 Primary Assembly, whole genome shotgun sequence, one region contains:
- the LOC119546561 gene encoding zinc finger protein ush isoform X3, with protein sequence MLSSNSRGDCSDTTEEMTVDSRDSKDLAAQEMGEEKQQQMEDQLEDQMEDSRDPQENNNNNIDDDDEDGAFEQPEETNPEQDLDLGETEMEQDHDLQPEEQIELPANSPSTPPRSPSSPQLIPKLEQPATPPSEAEPSPCPSPCPPTPTPKFPKVRLNALLASDPALKPDAKELTLPDSRLLAPPPLVKPETQAQPEEPHLKPARFMCLPCGIAFSSPSTLEAHQAYYCSHRIKETEEAGSDKSGAGGSAATSGEVGLSGGSTEPPAKMARTGKQYGCSQCSYSADKKVSLNRHMRMHQTSPAAPTLASLPSLLQNGIPPPGVTPSSLEDSSSQQQTDRYCSHCDIRFNNIKTYRAHKQHYCSSRRPEGQLTPKPDASPGAGSVGPGSSGPGGSGGVSAQAAAPGKLSPQARNKTPTPAMVAVAAAAAAAAASLQATPHSHPPFLALPTHPIIIVPCSLIRAASFIPGPLPTPNSGIVNPETTCFTVDNGTIKPLATALIGASLEPERPSAPSSAAEATEPKSSPPEPKRKEAGGSRESAPLDLSLRRSPISLNSLALRQRQLRNALLDVEEVLLAGGGVSVKDNAETPRGGGSVTPEQIVCAPSLPSSPSMSPSPKRRAISPRSSGAGSASSMSPPGLNVAVPHMLDMRSMLPADFGLSESLLAKTNPELALKLAAAAAAAAVAGSSGAAAFPPSPLPAQTSGGNPGGGGAAGGAQQPQIYVKKGVSKCMECNIVFCKYENYLAHKQHYCSARSQEGTGEVDVKSAVSPSNPGAGGLGAGGSEAASSVETTPVAYQQLICAACGIKYTSLDNLRAHQNYYCPKGGAAAAPAATPSDPGQLALVKEKCGKCKTLHEIGLPCPPPVTSPLAAPTTNSQPASNSLNKCPVCGVVSPTAAMAKKHMEMHGTVKAYRCSICQYKGNTLRGMRTHIRTHFDKKTSDVNEEHYMTCIFEEEGSTLTQELSPAPGAPATVAHDSMDHPSQMFNCDYCNYASTYKGNVLRHMKLLHPHVPINSPSISPDTRDQDVTSNPTPNQHSNSDGSNGEAASFHIKSEPLDNPPTLSLVHENNNSPISTPHIKAEPMEIGTDVAPGGLVPPMASPLGNSSVAATAAAVAAAEVMKKYCSTCDISFQYVKTYLAHKQFYCKNKPIRPEASDSPSPNHLGGGVAVGLGIGGIVAGHGQQKNKENLQEAAI encoded by the exons ATTCCAAAGATCTGGCAGCTCAGGAGATGGGCGAAGAGAAGCAGCAGCAAATGGAGGATCAACTAGAGGATCAGATGGAGGATTCCAGAGACCCCCAGGagaacaacaataacaatattGATGACGACGATGAAGATGGTGCCTTCGAGCAGCCAGAAGAGACTAATCCCGAGCAGGATCTGGACTTGGGAGAGACAGAGATGGAACAGGATCACGATCTTCAGCCGGAGGAGCAGATTGAACTGCCTGCCAACAGTCCCAGCACTCCGCCCAGGAGTCCCAGCTCGCCGCAGTTGATTCCCAAGCTGGAACAGCCCGCCACGCCGCCCTCGGAGGCGGAACCCTCTCCGTGTCCCTCGCCCTGTCCCCCTACGCCCACGCCCAAGTTCCCCAAGGTGCGTCTGAATGCACTCCTGGCCTCGGATCCTGCTCTCAAGCCGGATGCCAAGGAGCTGACGCTGCCGGACTCACGGCTGCTGGCCCCTCCGCCGCTCGTCAAGCCGGAAACCCAAGCCCAACCGGAGGAACCCCATCTAAAGCCAGCCAGATTCATGTGCCTGCCCTGCGGAATCGCCTTTAGTTCGCCCTCAACGCTAGAAGCCCATCAGGCCTACTATTGCTCTCATAGGATTAAGGAGACGGAAGAGGCGGGCAGTGATAAATCTGGAGCAGGAGGATCTGCAGCCACGAGTGGCGAGGTGGGTTTATCCGGAGGCTCTACCGAGCCACCAGCCAAAATGGCCAGGACAGGAAAGCAATACGGCTGCTCCCAGTGCTCCTACAGTGCGGACAAGAAGGTGTCCCTAAATCGCCACATGCGGATGCACCAGACCTCGCCGGCGGCTCCCACACTGGCCAGTTTGCCAAGTCTCCTCCAGAACGGAATACCACCGCCGGGTGTTACACCAAGTTCACTGGAGGATAGCTCTAGTCAA CAGCAAACAGATCGCTACTGCAGCCACTGTGATATCCGGTTCAACAACATCAAGACCTATCGGGCGCACAAGCAGCACTACTGCAGTTCCCGGCGACCGGAGGGACAGCTCACGCCCAAACCAGATGCATCTCCGGGTGCGGGATCAGTAGGACCCGGTTCCTCGGGACCCGGAGGCTCTGGAGGAGTGTCTGCCCAGGCAGCTGCGCCCGGAAAGCTCAGTCCACAGGCCAGGAACAAGACCCCAACTCCGGCGATGGTCGCTGTGGCGGctgcagcggcggcggcagctgCCTCCCTCCAGGCCACGCCCCATTCGCACCCACCCTTCCTGGCACTGCCCACGCACCCGATCATCATTGTGCCCTGCTCGCTAATTCGGGCGGCCAGCTTTATTCCAGGACCACT GCCCACTCCGAACTCGGGAATTGTGAATCCAGAGACCACCTGCTTCACCGTGGACAATGGAACGATCAAGCCCCTGGCCACTGCCCTCATCGGTGCTTCTCTGGAGCCCGAACGTCCCTCAGCTCCCTCTTCGGCTGCTGAGGCCACAGAGCCCAAGAGCAGTCCACCGGAACCCAAGCGAAAGGAGGCAGGAGGAAGTCG CGAATCTGCGCCTTTGGATCTCTCGCTGCGTCGATCGCCCATCTCCCTTAATTCCCTGGCCTTGCGACAGCGCCAACTGCGCAATGCACTGCTCGATGTGGAGGAGGTCCTTCTCGCCGGCGGAGGAGTGAGTGTCAAGGACAACGCGGAGACTCCGCGAGGAGGCGGAAGTGTAACGCCCGAGCAGATTGTGTGCGCCCCCTCCCTGCCGAGCAGTCCTTCGATGAGTCCCTCGCCCAAGCGACGAGCCATTAGTCCACGCAGTTCCGGGGCTGGCAGTGCCTCCTCCATGTCGCCACCTGGTCTCAATGTGGCTGTGCCCCACATGCTCGACATGCGCTCCATGCTGCCGGCGGACTTTGGGCTCTCCGAATCGCTGCTGGCCAAAACCAATCCGGAACTGGCTCTCAAACTGGCGGCAGCAGCTGCAGCGGCTGCTGTCGCGGGCAGCAGTGGGGCAGCAGCCTTTCCGCCATCACCCCTTCCTGCCCAGACAAGTGGCGGAAATCCTGGCGGCGGAGGAGCAGCAGGTGGCGCCCAACAGCCGCAAATTTACGTGAAGAAGGGCGTGTCCAAGTGCATGGAGTGCAATATTGTGTTTTGCAAGTACGAGAACTATTTGGCCCACAAGCAGCATTATTGCTCGGCTCGGAGTCAGGAAGGAACGGGTGAAGTGGATGTCAAGTCGGCCGTTTCACCATCCAATCCAGGAGCTGGAGGACTGGGAGCTGGCGGGTCAGAGGCAGCTTCGTCAGTCGAAACCACTCCGGTGGCCTATCAACAGCTGATCTGCGCCGCCTGTGGCATCAAGTACACCTCCCTGGACAACCTGCGGGCCCATCAGAACTACTACTGCCCCAAGGGAGGAGCAGCTGCTGCCCCCGCCGCGACGCCCTCAGATCCTGGGCAACTGGCCCTGGTCAAGGAGAAGTGCGGAAAGTGCAAGACCCTGCACGAGATTGGGCTACCCTGTCCACCGCCAGTCACAAGTCCCCTCGCCGCACCCACCACCAATTCCCAGCCCGCCTCCAACAGCCTGAACAAGTGTCCTGTGTGCGGAGTAGTCAGTCCCACGGCGGCGATGGCCAAGAAGCACATGGAGATGCACGGCACGGTGAAGGCCTACCGCTGCAGCATCTGCCAGTACAAGGGGAACACCCTTCGCGGCATGCGCACTCACATTCGCACCCATTTCGACAAGAAGACCAGCGATGTGAACGAGGAGCACTACATGACCTGCATCTTCGAGGAGGAGGGTTCCACGCTGACCCAAGAGCTGTCTCCTGCACCTGGAGCACCTGCAACAGTTGCCCACGATTCCATGGACCATCCCTCACAGATGTTCAACTGCGATTATTGCAACTATGCCTCCACCTACAAGGGCAATGTG CTGCGCCACATGAAGCTGCTGCATCCGCATGTTCCCATCAACTCACCTTCGATTTCCCCCGACACCAGAGATCAGGACGTGACCTCGAACCCCACTCCCAACCAACACTCGAATTCCGATGGTTCAAACGGTGAGGCAGCCAG CTTCCACATCAAGTCGGAGCCCCTGGATAATCCGCCGACGCTGAGCCTGGTGCACGAGAACAACAACTCGCCGATTTCAACGCCCCACATCAAGGCTGAGCCAATGGAGATCGGTACGGATGTGGCGCCTGGTGGGCTGGTTCCGCCGATGGCTTCTCCTCTGGGAAACAGCAGCGTGGCCGCCACAGCAGCTGCCGTTGCCGCCGCCGAGGTGATGAAGAAGTACTGCTCGACCTGCGACATATCCTTCCAATACGTGAAGACATACCTGGCCCACAAGCAGTTCTACTGCAAGAACAAGCCGATTCGCCCGGAGGCGAGCGATAGCCCCAGTCCGAATCACCTGGGCGGGGGCGTGGCCGTGGGCTTGGGCATCGGCGGGATCGTGGCTGGACATGGCCAGCAGAAGAACAAGGAGAACCTGCAGGAGGCGGCCATTTGA